In Nitrobacteraceae bacterium AZCC 1564, the following proteins share a genomic window:
- a CDS encoding two-component system sensor histidine kinase RegB (product_source=KO:K15011; cath_funfam=1.10.287.130,3.30.565.10; cog=COG0642; ko=KO:K15011; pfam=PF00512,PF02518; smart=SM00387,SM00388; superfamily=47384,55874; transmembrane_helix_parts=Inside_1_20,TMhelix_21_43,Outside_44_46,TMhelix_47_66,Inside_67_78,TMhelix_79_101,Outside_102_105,TMhelix_106_123,Inside_124_124,TMhelix_125_147,Outside_148_161,TMhelix_162_181,Inside_182_443), giving the protein MSDIAASDFRHPRRYVRLDTILRLRWLAVLGQLATIFIVSQGLDFDVPIVPCVIIIGFSALLNLVLQITFNPVHRLEPAYAAALLAINIAELAALLALTGGLQNPFSFLFLAPVLISATALPTRFTITLGIFAIACATALGFFHLPLPWNGDEPLVLPPTYMTAVWLSIVLAIGVTSLYAFQVTEEARKLSDALAATELVLTREQHLTQLDGLAAAAAHELGTPLSTIYLISRELEGISHSDKLDEHTRNDLKMLREQARRCRDILAKITQLSSRDTSFDRMPLSSLIEETVAPHRDFGIAIKVRIALADEPEPVGVRNPAILYGVGNILENAVDFAREKVEVNAWWNSDAVEIVVSDDGPGIPPDILKRIGEPFLSRRRTNDEQNGRDGLGLGVFIARTLLERTGARVSFANRVFPAHGAVVTIVWPRERFETTDIPSTSLS; this is encoded by the coding sequence ATGAGCGATATCGCCGCCTCGGATTTCCGTCATCCGCGCCGTTATGTGCGTTTGGATACCATTTTGCGGCTGCGCTGGCTCGCGGTGTTGGGACAACTCGCGACGATATTCATCGTCTCACAGGGCCTCGATTTCGACGTCCCGATCGTCCCCTGCGTCATCATCATCGGCTTCTCAGCGCTGCTTAACCTCGTATTGCAGATCACATTCAATCCGGTTCACCGTCTGGAACCGGCCTACGCTGCCGCCCTTCTCGCCATCAACATCGCCGAGCTCGCGGCTCTGCTGGCATTGACCGGCGGCCTCCAAAATCCGTTCTCGTTTTTGTTTCTTGCTCCGGTGCTGATCTCAGCAACTGCGCTGCCGACACGGTTCACCATCACACTCGGAATCTTCGCCATCGCCTGCGCGACCGCGCTCGGATTCTTCCATCTGCCACTGCCCTGGAACGGTGACGAGCCTCTGGTGCTGCCGCCGACTTATATGACAGCGGTCTGGCTTTCGATCGTGCTGGCGATCGGCGTCACCAGTCTTTACGCCTTCCAAGTGACCGAAGAAGCACGCAAACTCTCCGACGCGCTCGCGGCCACAGAGCTGGTGCTGACGCGCGAACAACATTTAACTCAACTTGATGGTCTCGCTGCCGCCGCAGCGCATGAGCTCGGTACGCCGTTGTCGACGATCTATTTGATCTCGCGCGAACTTGAGGGGATCAGTCATAGCGACAAGCTCGATGAGCACACACGCAACGACCTGAAAATGCTGCGCGAGCAGGCGCGCCGCTGCCGCGATATCCTGGCCAAAATCACGCAGCTGTCGTCGCGCGATACGTCGTTTGACCGGATGCCGCTCTCTTCATTGATCGAAGAGACAGTGGCACCTCATCGCGACTTCGGCATTGCGATCAAAGTGCGCATCGCGCTCGCGGACGAGCCAGAACCTGTCGGCGTTCGCAATCCAGCTATTCTGTACGGCGTCGGAAATATCCTGGAAAATGCCGTCGACTTCGCACGCGAGAAGGTCGAGGTGAACGCTTGGTGGAATTCCGATGCAGTGGAAATCGTCGTGTCCGACGACGGACCTGGCATCCCACCCGACATCCTCAAACGTATCGGCGAGCCATTTCTCTCACGACGCCGAACCAACGACGAACAGAACGGGCGCGATGGCTTGGGCCTCGGCGTCTTCATCGCCCGAACACTGCTGGAGCGCACGGGCGCACGCGTCTCGTTTGCCAATCGGGTGTTTCCCGCGCACGGAGCCGTGGTCACGATCGTATGGCCGCGCGAACGTTTTGAGACCACGGACATCCCCTCGACCTCATTGTCGTGA
- a CDS encoding heme oxygenase (product_source=KO:K07215; cog=COG3230; ko=KO:K07215; superfamily=48613), producing the protein MTSSIRDIVSEATRTSHRRLDLALSWLDLGRPRNYAGFLRGQAEALFPIETALQRGGIEAHIPDWQQRVRTPALEHDLAVMDVACDPLPVPEFKTTAEMLGALYVLEASRMGARVILARLAQDPDSNSLAATAYLRHGFGKRLWPTFLEVLENHPSARADTAGVIEGAQIGFGMFESALIPIANVAAE; encoded by the coding sequence ATGACTTCCTCAATCCGGGATATCGTCAGCGAAGCAACACGAACCTCACATCGACGGCTCGATCTTGCTCTTTCGTGGCTCGATCTCGGCAGGCCGCGCAACTATGCGGGCTTCCTACGCGGGCAGGCCGAAGCGCTATTTCCTATCGAGACCGCCCTCCAACGCGGAGGCATCGAAGCCCACATCCCTGACTGGCAACAGCGCGTGCGCACGCCGGCGCTCGAACACGACCTTGCCGTGATGGATGTGGCCTGCGACCCGTTGCCGGTACCCGAATTCAAAACCACTGCAGAAATGCTTGGCGCACTGTATGTGCTCGAAGCGTCGCGCATGGGCGCGCGCGTCATCCTGGCGCGACTGGCGCAGGATCCGGATTCAAACTCCCTCGCCGCCACCGCCTACTTGCGGCACGGCTTCGGCAAGCGGCTTTGGCCGACCTTTCTTGAGGTGCTTGAGAACCATCCGTCGGCGCGCGCGGATACAGCAGGCGTCATCGAAGGCGCGCAAATTGGCTTCGGGATGTTCGAAAGCGCTCTGATTCCGATCGCAAACGTCGCCGCCGAATAG
- a CDS encoding two-component system response regulator RegA (product_source=KO:K15012; cath_funfam=3.40.50.2300; cog=COG4567; ko=KO:K15012; pfam=PF00072; smart=SM00448; superfamily=52172), with the protein MTATAELTEIADRSLLIVEDDKAFLDRLARAMETRGFAVTTCDNVAEGLSHIGKSAPAFAVVDLRLGDGNGLDVVSALKRQRPDARAIVLTGYGNIATAVTAVKMGAIDYLSKPADADDVVAALLASSTDKNQLPQNPMSADRVRWEHIQRIYEMCNRNVSETARRLNMHRRTLQRILAKRAPR; encoded by the coding sequence GTGACCGCAACCGCCGAATTGACTGAAATCGCAGACCGTTCTCTCCTCATCGTGGAGGACGACAAGGCATTTCTCGACCGGCTCGCGCGCGCGATGGAAACTCGCGGCTTCGCTGTAACGACCTGCGACAACGTGGCTGAAGGCTTGAGCCACATCGGCAAGTCGGCCCCGGCTTTTGCGGTGGTCGACCTCCGGCTTGGCGACGGAAACGGCCTTGACGTCGTGTCGGCGCTCAAACGGCAGCGGCCTGATGCCCGTGCCATCGTCCTGACTGGATATGGCAATATCGCCACCGCCGTGACCGCGGTGAAAATGGGCGCGATCGACTATCTCTCGAAGCCGGCCGACGCTGATGATGTCGTTGCGGCCTTGCTCGCGAGCTCGACAGACAAAAACCAGCTTCCGCAGAACCCAATGTCGGCGGACCGTGTCCGCTGGGAGCACATCCAGCGCATTTATGAGATGTGCAATCGCAACGTCTCCGAGACCGCTCGGCGGCTGAACATGCATCGCCGGACCCTGCAGCGTATCCTGGCCAAACGCGCCCCTCGCTGA
- a CDS encoding poly(3-hydroxybutyrate) depolymerase (product_source=KO:K05973; cog=COG4553; ko=KO:K05973; pfam=PF06850; superfamily=53474; tigrfam=TIGR01849), giving the protein MPIGEFGRPPELPTEASPALTTNMYWMYEMGQASLNPARALADVTKLVFENPLNPFANTEFGKSVAAGCELFERTTRRYGKPEWRIHDTEVNGIRVPVEVKTIWEKPFCRLLYFDRKLSQPLREPQPRVLIVAPMSGHYATLLRGTVEAFLPGHEVYITDWSDARMVPVAQGRFDLDNYIDYVIEMMHVLGGNIHVVAVCQPAVPVLAAVSIMEAAKDPHFPTSMTLMGGPIDTRRNPTAVNNLAEEKGIEWFRNNVITKVPFPHPGFMRDVYPGFLQLTGFVSMNLDRHVDAHKRLFSNLVKGDGDLVDKHVEFYDEYLAVMDLTAEFYLQTVDLVFVKHALPKGEMMHRGKPVDPSKIERVALMTVEGENDDISGLGQTEATHGLCSAIPDSRRVHYVQKGVGHYGVFNGSRFKSEIVPRISDFMRSAALSKRPLVAAE; this is encoded by the coding sequence ATGCCGATTGGCGAATTTGGCAGGCCACCTGAACTGCCCACCGAAGCCAGCCCAGCGCTGACCACCAATATGTATTGGATGTACGAGATGGGGCAGGCGTCGCTCAATCCGGCACGCGCACTCGCGGACGTGACGAAGCTCGTCTTTGAAAATCCACTCAACCCTTTTGCCAATACTGAGTTCGGAAAATCGGTTGCTGCAGGGTGCGAACTGTTTGAGCGCACCACGCGCCGCTATGGCAAGCCGGAGTGGCGCATCCACGACACCGAGGTCAACGGCATACGTGTCCCGGTGGAAGTGAAGACCATTTGGGAAAAGCCGTTCTGTCGATTGCTTTACTTCGACCGCAAGCTCAGTCAGCCGTTGCGCGAGCCGCAGCCGCGCGTGCTGATCGTTGCGCCGATGTCAGGTCACTATGCGACGCTGTTGCGCGGCACGGTCGAAGCATTCTTGCCTGGGCATGAAGTGTACATCACCGACTGGTCGGATGCCCGCATGGTCCCGGTCGCGCAGGGTCGGTTCGATCTCGACAATTATATCGATTACGTGATCGAGATGATGCACGTGCTCGGCGGCAACATTCACGTTGTTGCGGTTTGCCAGCCGGCTGTACCAGTGCTTGCGGCCGTTTCCATCATGGAAGCGGCGAAAGATCCGCACTTTCCAACATCCATGACCCTAATGGGTGGGCCAATCGATACGCGGCGCAATCCGACGGCCGTGAACAACCTTGCGGAAGAAAAGGGTATCGAGTGGTTCCGCAACAATGTCATCACCAAGGTGCCTTTCCCTCATCCGGGGTTCATGCGTGATGTTTATCCCGGGTTCCTGCAGCTGACTGGCTTCGTCAGCATGAATCTCGATCGCCATGTCGATGCGCATAAGAGACTGTTCAGCAACCTCGTCAAAGGCGATGGCGATCTCGTCGACAAGCACGTCGAATTCTATGACGAGTACCTCGCCGTGATGGATCTGACCGCCGAATTCTATCTTCAGACCGTCGATCTGGTGTTTGTGAAGCACGCTTTGCCGAAAGGTGAGATGATGCATCGTGGCAAACCAGTCGATCCATCGAAGATCGAGCGTGTTGCGCTGATGACGGTGGAAGGCGAGAACGATGACATCTCCGGGTTGGGTCAAACTGAAGCAACCCACGGACTATGCAGCGCGATTCCTGACAGCCGTCGCGTTCATTATGTGCAGAAAGGCGTTGGTCATTACGGTGTTTTCAACGGCTCGCGCTTCAAGTCCGAAATCGTCCCTCGAATCTCCGATTTCATGCGCTCGGCGGCTCTCAGCAAGCGCCCTTTGGTGGCGGCGGAATAG